Within the Miscanthus floridulus cultivar M001 chromosome 17, ASM1932011v1, whole genome shotgun sequence genome, the region ATGTGGGCCAGATTTGATCCTTCTTATTATGCCCGTGATCTTTTACATAAGTTGCAACAATTGAGGCAAGGATCCAAATCTATAGAAGAGTACTATCAAGAGCTACAAATGGGTATGCTTCATTGCAGGCTAGAGGAAAATGAGGATGGTGCCATAGCTAGATTTATGGGTGGGCTGAAGCGGGAGATTCAGGACATTCTAGCTTACAAGGAATATAATTCTGTCAATCGTTTATTtcaccttgcttgtaaagctgaacgagaAGTGCAGGGATGACGAGCTAGCATGAGGGCTAACATTCCTTCAGGTCATGCTAGCCCATGGACACCCTCCAATGTTGCTGCACCATCAACACGTGCACCCCCACAATCTTCCTCGACCATCAAGCCACGCTCATCTACAACAAATTCTGTACCATGCCCAAGTGAACCAACTAGGGGAGCAACGGCTACATTTGCCAAGAGTTCATCCTCGGTGGTATCCATGGGGAGAACAAGGGATATTCAGTGCCTACGCTGCAAAGGATATGGCCACGTACGCAAGGACTGCCCAAGCACTCGTGTGATGGTTGTGCGAGCTGATGGTGGGTactcctctgctagtgattttgatgaagaaacatatgctttgCATGCTGCTAACAATGTAGCGGAAGGAGATGATGTCCAACAAGACGAAGAGCACATTGGGGTGAGGCTGCTGAGCACTATGAGAGCCTCATGGTGCAACAGGTGCTAAGTGCGCAAATGGAGAGGGCTGAACAAAATTAGCGCCACACCTTGTTTCAAACCAAGTGTGTGATCAAGGAACGCTCTTGCcgtgtgatcatagatggaggaagctgcaacaacttggcaagtgctgaaatggtggagaagctttcgttgagcacaaaaccacacccgcagccttgctacattcagtggcttaacagcagtggcaaggtgaaggtaacacgattggtaagggtagagtttgccattggttcttatcatgattccattgactgcgatgttgtgcctatgcaagcatgctctatgttgttaggtagaccatggcaatttgataaagattccttgcactttggtaaaacaaatcaatACTCTTTTGTGCATAATGACAAGAAGATTGTGTTGCACCCCATGTCCCCTGAGGCTATTCTAAGAGATGAACTTTGATGAGatcccgctagggtttgtttccgatctttcgatgagaggtgtgggataactcgattgatgggtggagacgacgttcatggcccgactatagccttccaagctgcgccttagcaaccgatacaccacctccaatggctgccgcgatcttgtggagcgcgtcactcggccactagggcactcgtcctgcaagcaatcgaagaactagcaagaacaagtatagcaagtactgaattactagatgtagatgaaagtttcaaactcaatctcaattaagatggggttccgaagacaagaagacgggcggctgatccagcacaCGCGCTTataagcaagtagcgagagctaaacttgatctaaacaaaacccaactattcttcatggtggctaaggagtatatgaaggtggaaggatgaccaggggggtgttggggtcgttctccaaccctaggacgcatccctaatggacctaacttgatacacggcccattggaccaaactaaggtgacgcagcacctttggacagacaagctcttAGTCATAATTCAGTCATTGTGGCCGCCTcaaaatagatatggacttgattccagatccatatgaaaatagacttcataaacacactatcacgtcccttcctagtccttggcaaacccaacacaaaatccatagaaatatcttcccaaggggcactaggaacaggtagaggcaaatacaaaccgtgtggatttaaccgtgacttagccttttgacatgtcgtgcaacgagcaacaaacctctccacatctcttctcatctttggccaaaagaaatgaccagcaagtatgtcctccgttttcttagctccaaaatgccccatcaagccacctccatgcgcttcctgcagcaacaacaaacgaacggagctagctggaatgcatagcttgttagctctaaacacaaacccatcactaaagatgaatttgttccaacctttcccatctttacaatgcagcaacacatctttaaaatcagcatcattaacgtattggtccttaattgtttctaatccaaagattttgtaatcaagttgattcagcaaggtatatctccttgacaaagcatcagcaataatattctctttccctttcttgtgcttaataacataaggaaaagattcaataaattcaacccacttagcatgtctacggttcaatttcccttgactacgaatatgcttcaaagactcatgatcagaatgaataacaaactctttgggccacaagtaatgctgccatgtttctaatgtgcgaacaagagcatacaattccttatcatatgtattataatttagaaccagcccgctcaatttttcactaaaatacgcaataggtttgccttcttgtaacaaaacaccacccagtccaattccgctagcatcacattcaagctcaaaagtcttattaaaatcaggaagttggaggagaggtgcatgtgtcaacttatcttttagcatattgaaggagttctcttgtactttgccccaactaaaaggcactcccttctttgtaagctcattcaaaggtgcagcaatggtactaaagtccttcacaaatcagcgatagaaaccagcaagtcctaggaaactccacacttgtgtgatagtctttggtacaggccttccctgtatagcttctaccttggctttatcaacctcaattccctgtggagtcacaacatagccaagaaaagacactcgatcggtgcaaaaggtgcacttctcaaggttaccaaataaatgtgcatctcgtaaagcattaaaaacagcacgtaagtgatcaagatgttcatccatagatttgttgtaaatcgatatatcatcaaagtagactacaacaaattttccaatgaaagcacgtagaacctcgttcattaacctcatgaaggtactaggtgcattagttaacccaaaaggcatgactaaccactcatataaaccaaatttagttttgaaagcagttttccattcatctcctaatTTCATAcaaatctggtggtacccacttcgcaaatcaactttggaaaacacattagcaccactcagttcatcaagcatatcatctaattgtggaatagggtgtcgatatcgaaggatgatattattaatagctctacaatcaacacacatacgccatgttccatctttcttaggcactaaaatgacaggaacagcacaaggactaagggactcatgcacataacctttgtcgagtagttcttgcacttgtcgttgAATTTTCTTCGTTTCTTCCGGATtagtcctgtatggcgcacggtttggcaaagatgcaccgggaataagatcaatttggtgctcaatcgctcgtattggtggcagccccgctggtatctcacttGGAAAAACATATGAAAACTCctacaaaatgttagcaacagcagcgGGCAAAGAATGCTGCATATCATGAACTAAAATCAAAgcacccttgcataccaaagcataggcaacagaagtagaagcaaccaattcattaatatcaaatttagtagcaagcaagcaatgtcctttcaatcttatctcatctttgttactactaacagatttgacatttttatcaatctcagatttagttttcttagctttagcaacatcatcacgcacaatagcttcaggagacataggaagcaaaacaattttcttatcatggtgtatgagagaatacatatttgatctaccatgatgcatacaatctgtatcaaattgccatggtctacctagcagaatatgacaagcttccataggcacaacatcacactcaacaacatcatgatatgatccaatagcaaaatgaattcgtaccaatctcgttaccttaaccttaccactattgttgagccatcgaatgtgatatggatgtgggtgcGGTTTAGTTGTAAGTGCAACCTTCTCTACCATATCGCTGCTAgctaagttgttgcagctacctccatcaattatcaaacggcacgaacgctctttaatgacacactttgtttggaacagtgtatgccgctgattttgctccgccttctccatttgtgtgctaagcacacgctgcacaatgaggctctcataatgatctgcatcctctgctccaatctgctcttctggttgttcctcacttcctacatggtcagcagcaagcaaagcaagtgtatcttcatcaaaatcactagcagaggaatactcaccatcatctttgatgaccataacacGCTTTCTTGGACAGTCACGCACCACatgtccatatcccttgcaccggtgACACTGAACGTCTCTTGTTCTACCTGTAGATGCCATGGATGAAGCACTCGCAGCAGGCTCCTGGGTCGTCTTCGCCACTGAATTTGCGGAAGTAGCACGAGGTTTGTCGCTGGATGTTGGCATAGGAGCACGTGTGGTTGGAGTAGTAGTCGTGCGGGGCTGCCATGAATTAGCTTTCCCTGCAGAAATATTATTCTTGGCACTAGCACATCGCCCctgcacttccctttcagctttacaagcaagatgaaacaaatGGGTTACGTAGtgtattctttataatcaaggatGTCCCGGATTTCATGATTTAACCCACCCATAAAtcttgccatagcaggttcctcatcctcatctaaattataacgcaacatacccatttgcaattcttgataatattctGGCCCTCATGACCGACCCTGTCTCAgttgttgcaatttatttaacaaatcacgtgcatagtaagaaggaacaaatctggcCCTCATGATTCATTTCAAAGCATTCCAAGTTcgtggtatgttattaggatttttcttgccatgttCTATCCACCAAACAGTAGCAAAATAAGTAAACTCACTAATTGCAGCCCAAACACGTgtattctcaggaaattcatgacatgcaaacttttgatcaatggcaaattcccaagtaatgtatgcatcaggatcatatttaccatcaaaaggaggtatcttaaattttatcttactaaaagcatcattattattgggtacctcacgtcggcggtgaccacccatacctctacgattATGGCATAGGCGACGTCGGTCAcgagtgtcatgagcatcatgttcagtatcagcagtataatcatcatcataattatcttcgaatcgctcttcgtccttgttgtcttcattatgctgctctctgtctttcgtgtggaagtcATCAAAACGCTTCAGAAGAGCAGTAAGGCTTCTGTCCATACGGGCAACAGATGCCTCTAATCCTGTAAGCTTGGTGGTGGAGGCAAGTTGGGTGGCCTCCAGTTGcccaatcttgtcattggtcacctataaatcttgatcaagtccttctgtatgcagctgcacttgccttgtaaaatgttgaatgatgcccttggtgcgaggagattgtggcctcttgttaacatcctctgatcctgacatggtttaaaagacaagggcaacaagaaaacaggtgaagaaataaaaagccctacagctattaggatgtagctactgcaaggcgctcactctcaacctgttacaaaagctcttaccaattcttaccttgctcaacaggagggaacgacaaccaacaagtctgcaaccgtggaatgaagtgtatcggtgctgcaataacaacacctatcaagctgtagtcgaaatatatggagctataggtgggctgaagcaaggaagtactagcaccacgttagtcatagaagcaagctgaataatcgttcaacggtggtactgtgctggtcctagcctagaccgtgctagagacgcgagcctgggcACAAAGGAGGTCACAACACACCACCGGAAACAATGGAGAAGCACAACAAACAGCCCccccttttttctatttttttttctttttttttctagggatcctcaaaactgattatataaacaaaaagactccacaggagtcacacaccacacaaacttttctctctctctctctctctctctctctctctctagagtaaaaAAACCGAACCAAAACATATATGCAGGTCGTGGAGAGTTTGAGTATAAGTAGGACTACTGCTGCACAAAGATATACCCAGATTCGGTCTCACAATAGCAACCAGGCCGCTGTCAATTCAGACTAGAAACCAATTCCAACTCGAACTCAACACCACGTGGGATTCGGTCTCAAACTCATATTCCTACTCGGTCTTGAACACAAGGATGTATTCGGATTCAGCCAACAGAAGGTTTATATGTTAGCACACGGCTGTGactagaacgtgacaagaactcgaaactctaaaggacaaAAACGAAGACCAGCAACTCAACACAACCGATGTAGCCGACAAcacaacaagccctaactaagcagtgctagcaaaggctcaaagggtttataggatcatgggtaaaactaatctactatatttttttgcttttctagactataggaaaaattagaacaacaaaaggattggaagactctcaccgataaaccttgctctgattaccaactgatatgatcccgctagggtttgttcctgatctttcgatgagaggtgtgggataactcgattatTGGGTGGAgtcgacgttcacggcccgactacagccttccaagctgcgccttagcaaccgatacaccacctccaatggctgccgcgatcttgtggagcacgtcaCCCGGCCACTAGGGCACTTGTCCTGCATGTAAtagaagaactagcaagaacaagtatagcaagtactgaattactagatgtagatgaaagtttcaaacttaatctcaattaaggtggggttccgaagacaagaagacgggcggctgatccagcacgcgcgcttacaagcaagtagcgagaactaaacttgatctaaacaaaacccgactattcttggtggtggctaaggagtatatgatGGTGGAAGGACAACctggggggtgttggggtcgttctccaaccatAAGACGCGTTCCTAATgcacccaacttgatacacggcccattggaccaaactaaggtgacgcagcacctttggacagacaagctctcagtcataattcagtcattgcggccgcctcaaaatagatatggacttgattccagatccatatgaaaa harbors:
- the LOC136515626 gene encoding uncharacterized protein, coding for MASTGRTRDVQCHRCKGYGHVVRDCPRKRVMVIKDDGEYSSASDFDEDTLALLAADHVGSEEQPEEQIGAEDADHYESLIVQRVLSTQMEKAEQNQRHTLFQTKCVIKERSCRLIIDGGSCNNLASSDMVEKVALTTKPHPHPYHIRWLNNSGKVKVTRLVRIHFAIGSYHDVVECDVVPMEACHILLGRPWQFDTDCMHHGRSNMYSLIHHDKKIVHDMQHSLPAAVANIL